The Caenorhabditis elegans chromosome II genome has a segment encoding these proteins:
- the gst-20 gene encoding glutathione transferase (Confirmed by transcript evidence): MAEYKFYYFNGRGLGDVSRQLFALSGTKYEDIRIEHADWPAQKPKMPFGQMPVLELSSGLQIPQSMAIARYLAKKFGYAGKTDEEAALADALIDQFKDFYAEIKPYYYAKIGVLQNDTEEEKKKTLIPARDKFLTIIGKFLKLSISGFLFSGGLTYADLMICDNMRTLIAWWPEYLNEYPDIKAWYQKVDGIPEIRKHLESSPDKGF, translated from the exons ATGGCCGAGTACAAGTTCTATTATTTTAACGGACGAGGATTGGGAGATGTTTCTAGACAG CTCTTCGCCCTATCCGGCACCAAATACGAGGATATCCGCATTGAGCATGCAGACTGGCCAgctcaaaaacccaaaatgCCCTTTGGCCAAATGCCCGTGCTCGAGCTCAGTTCGGGACTCCAAATCCCACAATCCATGGCGATCGCCAGGTACCTCGCCAAAAAATTCGGCTATGCCGGAAAAACCGACGAGGAGGCAGCGCTCGCCGACGCCCTCATCGATCAGTTCAAGGATTTCTACGCGGAGATCAAGCCATACTATTACGCGAAAATCGGCGTTCTTCAGAATGACACcgaagaggagaagaagaagacgctGATTCCAGCTAGAGACAAGTTCCTGACGATTATCGGGAAGTTCCTGAAGCTTAGCATCTCCGGATTCTTGTTCTCCGGCGGACTTACCTATGCTGATTTGATGATTTGTGATAATATGAGAACCCTAATCGCGTGGTGGCCGGAATACTTGAACGAGTACCCAGACATCAAGGCCTGGTACCAGAAAGTCGATGGAATCCCGGAGATTCGCAAGCATCTTGAATCGAGCCCGGATAAGGGATTCTaa
- the gst-24 gene encoding glutathione transferase (Confirmed by transcript evidence), which translates to MPQYKLYYFNLRGWAEPARQLFKLAHVEFEDVRIENGTPEWGALKPKTPFGQLPFLSVDGFEIPQSAAILRYLAKKFGYAGKTSEEEAWVDAIVDQFKDFVTPLRQLIMAQRSGNAEEIERIQKEVFAPARDTFFKILNGILEKSKSGFLVGDGVTWADLVIADILTTMEMLGVFDKHGEEQKLAALREKVNEIPEIKEHNSSRPDSVV; encoded by the exons ATGCCACAATACAAGCTCTACTATTTCAACCTTCGTGGATGGGCTGAGCCGGCTCGGCAGCTCTTCAAGCTGGCTCACGTCGAGTTTGAGGATGTTCGTATTGAGAATGGAACTCCAGAGTGGGGAGCGTTGAAgccaa AAACCCCATTTGGTCAGCTCCCATTCCTCTCAGTCGATGGCTTCGAAATCCCCCAATCCGCTGCAATTCTCCGCTACCTTGCCAAAAAATTCGGCTACGCTGGAAAAACATCAGAGGAAGAAGCGTGGGTGGATGCAATCGTAGATCAATTCAAAGACTTCGTCACCCCACTACGCCAACTCATCATGGCTCAAAGATCCGGAAATGCGGAGGAAATCGAGCGAATCCAAAAGGAGGTCTTCGCGCCGGCCCGGGATacattcttcaaaattcttaaTGGAATTCTTGAGAAGAGCAAGTCAGGATTCCTAGTCGGAGATGGTGTAACTTGGGCTGATCTGGTGATAGCTGATATTTTGACAACTATGGAGATGCTGGGAGTGTTTGATAAGCACGGAGAGGAGCAGAAGCTTGCAGCGCTCCGTGAGAAGGTTAATGAGATACCGGAGATCAAGGAGCACAACTCGTCGAGACCAGATTCTGTTGTTTGA
- the gst-15 gene encoding glutathione transferase (Confirmed by transcript evidence): MPQYKLTYFDLRGWAEPARQLFHLSHTPYDDIRIPMADTEGKWEKMRDKTPFGQLPVLNVDGFDIPQSAAICRYLAKKFGYAGKTPEEEAWADAVVDQFKDFSVAFKTLLFATRAGKPEEEILKIRYEIFNPARDVYFILLNRILKKSKSGYLVGDGLTWADLVIADNLHSLEKLRAIDDDDEGHQNLKKYKEKIYGTPDLEDHIATRMDTEV, from the exons ATGCCACAATACAAGCTAACATATTTTGATCTACGTGGATGGGCTGAGCCGGCTCGACAGCTTTTCCATCTCTCGCATACTCCATACGATGATATTCGGATTCCAATGGCCGATACTGAAGGGAAATGGGAGAAAATGAGAGACA AAACCCCATTTGGTCAGCTCCCAGTACTCAACGTTGATGGCTTCGACATCCCCCAATCTGCTGCAATTTGTCGATACCTTGCCAAGAAATTTGGTTATGCCGGAAAAACTCCAGAAGAAGAAGCGTGGGCGGACGCCGTTGTCGACCAATTCAAAGACTTCTCCGTTGCTTTTAAAACACTCCTTTTTGCCACAAGGGCCGGGAAACCAGAAGAAGAAATCCTCAAAATCCGCTACGAGATTTTCAATCCAGCTCGAGATGTCTACTTTATTCTTCTCAATCGAATTCTCAAAAAGAGCAAGTCAGGTTATTTAGTTGGTGATGGGCTCACATGGGCTGATCTAGTTATAGCTGATAATTTGCACAGTCTGGAGAAGCTTCGAGCCatcgatgatgatgatgaaggacatcagaatttgaaaaagtataagGAGAAAATCTATGGAACCCCAGATTTGGAGGATCATATTGCGACGAGAATGGATACAGAAgtctaa
- the gst-14 gene encoding glutathione transferase (Confirmed by transcript evidence) — protein sequence MPSYKLSYFPVRGLAESARLLFHLAGVPFEDERVNFLDDTWEKMKGKTPMGQLPVLTVDDFEIPQSAAINRYLARKFGFAGKTPEEEAWVDAVVDQFKDFFAEFRKLVIAKRVGKSAEELEKLTAEVIKPAMDVYFKVLNGLLEKSKSGYLIGDSITFADLYIADNIQTLKKYGLLEASGEQPKLAAHLEKVYSHPNLKSYIASRPVTEI from the exons ATGCCGTCCTACAAGCTGTCTTATTTCCCAGTTCGTGGTCTAGCCGAGTCAGCCAGACTTTTATTCCATCTTGCCGGAGTTCCGTTTGAGGATGAACGGGTGAACTTTTTGGATGACACCTGGGAGAAGATGAAAGGCA AAACCCCAATGGGACAATTGCCTGTCCTCACCGTCGATGACTTCGAAATCCCACAATCTGCTGCCATAAATCGCTACCTTGCTAGAAAATTCGGGTTCGCTGGAAAAACTCCAGAGGAAGAAGCTTGGGTAGACGCCGTCGTCGATCAATTCAAAGATTTCTTTGCGGAATTCAGAAAACTAGTCATTGCAAAACGAGTCGGAAAATCTGCTGAAGAACTGGAAAAGTTAACGGCTGAAGTTATAAAACCTGCTATGGATGTGTACTTCAAAGTTCTCAATGGCCTACTGGAAAAGAGCAAGTCAGGATATCTGATCGGAGATTCAATCACCTTCGCGGATCTTTATATCGCTGACAACAttcaaacactgaaaaaatatgggCTCCTAGAAGCTTCTGGAGAGCAACCAAAACTAGCAGCTCATCTCGAAAAAGTGTATTCCCACCCCAATCTGAAGAGCTATATCGCAAGTCGTCCAGTAACGGAGatctaa
- the gst-12 gene encoding glutathione transferase (Partially confirmed by transcript evidence) codes for MPSYKLTYFAVRGLAEPARLLFHLAGVPFEDERLTFGDGSWEKLKDKTPMGQMPVLNVDGFEIPQSAAITRYLARKFGFAGKTPEEEAWVDAVVDQFKDFFGEFRKLIIAQRAGKSVEEIEKLTKEVINPAVSSFFKILNGLLEKSKSGYLIGDSITFADLFIAEDMQSLKNFGFLNATEQPKIAAHLEKVYSHPKLKSYIASRPVTEI; via the exons ATGCCTTCCTACAAGTTGACCTACTTTGCCGTTCGTGGACTCGCTGAGCCCGCCAGACTTTTATTTCATCTTGCCGGAGTTCCGTTTGAGGATGAACGACTGACTTTTGGAGATGGAAGCTGGGAGAAGCTGAAGGACA aaaccCCAATGGGTCAAATGCCTGTCCTAAACGTCGACGGATTTGAAATCCCCCAATCTGCTGCCATCACTCGCTACCTTGCTAGAAAATTCGGGTTCGCTGGAAAAACTCCTGAAGAAGAAGCTTGGGTGGACGCCGTCGTCGATCAATTCaaggatttttttggagaattcagaaaactaATTATTGCTCAGCGAGCCGGAAAATCAgtggaagaaattgaaaagctCACCAAGGAAGTTATCAATCCAGCTGTAAGCTCgttcttcaaaattctcaatGGCCTTCTGGAAAAGAGCAAGTCAGGATATCTCATCGGGGATTCGATCACCTTTGCGGATCTTTTCATCGCTGAAGATATGCAATCCCTTAAAAACTTTGGATTCCTGAATGCTACGGAGCAACCAAAAATTGCAGCTCATCTCGAAAAAGTGTACTCCCATCCGAAGCTGAAGAGTTATATCGCAAGTCGTCCAGTTACCGagatctaa